The following proteins are co-located in the Plasmodium vinckei vinckei genome assembly, chromosome: PVVCY_11 genome:
- a CDS encoding transcription factor with AP2 domain(s), putative, with the protein MVSTNKNFHTLNFSEDKDKNKHVGSSTDEYINYKNKSNALCNGFNSKKYIIELNSDKNDPEIINSFPFQDEKKNTKRLNSEPPLIIEQNIQDRKKSIWDKLNYKNNDINNDGYIKKYFEYFSNIENEGNNYKGKIYNKLTDRNKCIDATLDLSSGTSGTDIDINHFKNNFEINNTPKNEKVNVHLENNILNNYSINNETNSINENQNAIKKNDTTKCEHIFSNTNDNKKFIDLEKGLISNFDSSEDSIKNQNFMNGSLENRQTSIQGNSFDSSIESKIEHNIKTDNKIEKDKNYIETEKKLSYLLMEKKSDEETIDKGNINDVISSNSNSGYEEKNETSYKNLDTLLNSKIEKESNFEYLKNIQNEKSDYFDKNHDMKKLGNNFIKTNTRKYCNYKHKREKMNFSLYKNQYTNKNYNFYFSDDYSINKKKTQRSSSAYTSRGSKSQSSKERNYDSEREVIKNVKIKNIINNKHRPRDESCEKDNSKFYSCISNGHNECNDIYDFHYSYSSQSIIDEDNLHNKQFNTSINYNKATNKNDQNFDIKNNFFLPQKSNNTPFNNNCIDGRDSSSVLEISDSKCGGENSCTSSKETQDEEKNMISKRFENNKNIKTKNNTNIVRKNYFFRRPKKIINISDGEKETHDNKKNSGTIKNRNDCTMLHFKKDNKCQNEICKDNTYIIDEDVNNKANKNKGKTDGTVSEQFNEDNNNIKNNETNEIDIFNYEKVTEEGDNQKNNLHTTFETTNVSNQCINNDKKEKGKKIEKTTEKKEEENEENNQIDEIHKMVDYIMHSENVDFSKIVIKNRKNNDYIKINCFLKEYISKYNELEHSDFLFCFGESSEDDVIYEKKKSIALENENNNVDGTKYARCSFCDSICICDSPIKNLGIANGISILLNKKRIKQMKNRKINYNAIDTMWQPHFHPHNKEFRVRYRYKGSMRLKTISCKLYGYKNSKKISILFLLRWLLCGKYIAEKTKRSRLSISDINEYNLPELLISKRKKRKTDYIKNEDWEKYEEQKNKEIHQYLNKINSFILNHYNDHNFLNKLKNIINTYDKKYKKEKIFTSLNECFKDQFTDNKRQSLTYSVKNKINEFMSLNQDKIVSDDIHNLPNSQPSIPYPHYGPYNKNFNPSIMNYSNIPYELPTIPNSKMNSKLYHIAENDRPPNNCPYCACSYCNEDIYNNIDTQQTYGIKKKKCVCVNNANHNLFFKKNLYTKENEYNIYDYPPDNLDKNYNDDFSLFNYPKKKNRFFDDTEVLNNRYNKYAIDDHFMKNPNKFIKMDNKGCNKMHWKRHIFDKPYTGSNHIYNDYDKFAKNRYTSIPHKNNNFVTNKAGNLPEDDHLFREYPEMYIRNKQVSNEAGYSNTNIAGSENNHQLTTNTNVNKENHHNLNDNFFTNNANTKKCDDYLLTGHDKNKNNMKVNSNNENTNCCSSIICEHKKSDTCVDGKDGNMVGNCYIDKHNNDKTLPSRNISNKNNLCINNSSNTKKISNVSTCPSVSKNISFYQNYGNKNTEHNILPSLSGSCEKDKVNEINYSKNDLKKNKQSINPIVIPDDETTNYNCSSHVGLKNGNKKVLFSMDKNNENNKPCSDNLVTSNNFENKNYYYQTNNKDDMCVSEFSYTSGMKKKIDESDKILFGKRNSYSTSLDYYKDRINEHEQVREKENIYDLNYYKHRASMLETGTPNCSCIDDSNLFIKNKKNKKIQFNDKNQDVKKIFNFKNRKRFTNINLEDIHEILLKSKYLNEVKNDQCEHIHGNSTANHFCDKQKQSCDFECAKRNTMQHNSFAECKNDKPTSSHAHLNNMWNCNKHVNGEPFDDARYDSHCGYCSYIDHAKGEINCNDGNMHSTHDGYKNLYKFSEKEMTKQMKNAKTDYVTQNIRNCIPNDFNNDKHKFNNNIYDKKSADKYNHIDLENDENKMNYLCSEKNKSGSIYTNMHEKGSNKNDIENDRNFTNNQNIYDNISNYTNIKKENEKDEDDAVKCSEVSSDKNNKHNNILDYIFHELNNTPQNCDIDIGYTSSILSEDLSMDIIPSENKKNSNDILFNKDDIQKYLHDYKNLLYSNKNKLKEIPNENCELIKKFIKEVKKKNAAIAQ; encoded by the exons ATGGTGAGTACTAATAAGAACTTTCATACGTTAAACTTTTCGGAAGacaaagataaaaataaacacgTTGGGAGTAGCACcgatgaatatataaattataaaaataagagtAATGCACTGTGCAACGGTTTTAacagtaaaaaatatataatcgAATTAAATTCAGACAAAAATGATCCAGAGATAATTAATTCCTTTCCTTTTcaagatgaaaaaaaaaacacaaaaaGATTAAATTCAGAGCCACCTTTAATAATAgaacaaaatattcaaGACCGGAAAAAATCAATTTGGGATAAACTTAATTATAagaataatgatataaataatgatggatatataaaaaaatattttgaatattttagtaatatagaaaatgaaggaaataattataaaggcaaaatatataacaaacTAACTGACCGAAATAAATGCATAGATGCAACTTTAGATTTAAGTAGTGGAACTTCAGGTACAGATATAGATATAAaccattttaaaaacaattttgaaataaataatacaccaaaaaatgaaaaagtaaATGTGCATCTCGAGAATAACATACTAAATAACTATTccataaataatgaaacaaattctattaatgaaaatcaaaatgctattaaaaaaaatgatactACAAAATGtgaacatatttttagCAATACAAATGACAACAAGAAATTTATTGATCTTGAAAAAGGGCTAATCTCAAATTTTGACAGTTCAGAAGattctataaaaaatcaaaattttatgaatgGGAGTCTAGAAAATAGACAAACATCAATTCAAGGAAACAGTTTTGATAGTTCGATTGAAAGTAAAATAGAACATAATATAAAGacagataataaaatagaaaaagataaaaattatattgaaactgaaaaaaaattatcctATCTattaatggaaaaaaaaagtgatgaAGAAACAATTGATAAAGGAAATATAAACGATGTTATATCATCTAATTCAAATAGTGGGTATGAAGAAAAGAATGAAACatcttataaaaatttagacacattattaaattcaaaaattgaaaaagaaagtaattttgaatatttaaaaaatatacaaaatgaaaaatcagattattttgataaaaatcatgatatgaaaaaattaggaaataactttataaaaacaaatacacgaaaatattgtaattataaacataaaagagagaaaatgaatttttcattatataaaaatcagtatacaaataaaaattataatttttatttttcagaTGATTattcaataaataaaaaaaaaacacaaagATCGAGTAGTGCTTATACAAGTCGAGGAAGTAAAAGCCAGAGCTCCAAAGAAAGAAATTATGATTCAGAAAGAGAAGTAATAAAGAAtgtcaaaataaaaaatataatcaatAATAAACATCGACCACGTGATGAATCATGTGAAAAAGataattcaaaattttattcCTGTATTTCTAACGGACACAATGAATGCAACGATATTTATGATTTCCATTACTCGTATAGTTCTCAAAGTATAATTGATGAAGATAATTTACATAACAAACAATTCAACACAtctattaattataataaagcaacaaataaaaatgatcaaaattttgatataaaaaataatttttttctaccacaaaaaagtaataatactccatttaataataattgtattGATGGAAGGGATAGCAGTTCTGTTTTAGAAATAAGTGATTCAAAATGTGGTGGTGAAAATAGTTGTACTTCTTCAAAAGAAACTCaagatgaagaaaaaaatatgatatcaAAAAggtttgaaaataataaaaatataaagacaaagaataatacaaatattgtacgaaaaaattatttttttagacGCCCGAAAAAGatcattaatatttcaGATGGTGAAAAGGAAACacatgataataaaaaaaatagtggTACGATAAAAAATCGTAATGATTGCACTATGCTTCACTTTAAAAAAGACAATAAATGccaaaatgaaatatgcAAGGATAATACTTACATAATCGATGAagatgtaaataataaagcaaacaaaaataaaggaaaaACAGATGGAACTGTATCAGAACAGTTTAACGAagacaataataatataaagaataatgaaacaaatgaaatagatatatttaattatgaaaaagtGACTGAAGAAGGGGATAAtcagaaaaataatttacataCAACTTTTGAAACAACTAATGTGTCAAACCAATGTATTAACAATGAtaagaaagaaaaaggaaaaaaaattgaaaaaacaacagaaaaaaaagaggaagaaaatgaagaaaataatcaaattgATGAAATACACAAAATGGTAGattatattatgcataGTGAAAATGTGGACTTTTcaaaaattgttattaaaaatagaaaaaataatgattatattaaaataaattgttttttaaaagaatatatatcaaaatataatgaactTGAACATAGtgactttttattttgttttggAGAATCTAGTGAAGATGatgttatatatgaaaaaaaaaaatctatagctttagaaaatgaaaataataatgtggATGGGACTAAATATGCAAGATGTAGTTTTTGTGATTCAATTTGTATTTGTGATAGTCCAATAAAGAATTTAGGAATAGCCAATGGAATATCtattttgttaaataaaaaaagaataaaacaaatgaaaaatcgaaaaataaattataatgctATCGATACAATGTGGCAACCACATTTTCATCCACACAATAAAGAATTTCGAGTACGATATAGATATAAAGGAAGTATGAGACTTAAAACAATTTCATGTAAATTATATggctataaaaatagtaaaaaaatatctattttatttcttttaagaTGGTTATTATgtggaaaatatattgctgaaaaaacaaagagATCAAGACTAAGTATTAGtgatataaatgaatataatttaccTGAACTGTTAATAtcaaaacgaaaaaaaagaaaaacagattatataaaaaatgaagattgggaaaaatatgaagaacaaaaaaataaagaaatacaTCAATActtaaacaaaattaatagttttattttgaatcATTACAATGACCATAATTttctaaataaattaaaaaatattataaatacatatgataaaaaatataaaaaagaaaaaatatttacttCATTAAATGAATGTTTTAAAGATCAATTTACAGACAATAAAAGACAGTCTTTAACATATTctgttaaaaataaaataaatgaatttatGTCTTTAAATCAGGATAAAATAGTTAGTGATGACATACACAATCTTCCTAATTCGCAACCGTCTATTCCGTATCCTCACTATGGCccatacaataaaaatttcaatCCATCAATTATGAATTATAGTAATATTCCATATGAATTACCTACCATTCCAAATTCAAAAATGaattcaaaattatatcatattGCAGAAAATGATAGACCCCCAAATAATTGCCCATACTGTGCCTGTTCCTATTGCAACGAAGAcatatacaataatattgataCACAACAAACGTATggaattaaaaagaaaaaatgtgtTTGTGTAAATAATGCTaatcataatttattttttaaaaaaaacttatatactaaagaaaatgaatataacaTTTATGATTATCCACCTGATAATTTagacaaaaattataatgatgatttttcattatttaactatccaaaaaaaaaaaatcgttTTTTTGATGACACAGAAGTTTTAAATAATCGATACAACAAGTATGCCATAGATGAtcattttatgaaaaaccCAAACAAGTTTATCAAAATGGATAACAAAGGTTGCAACAAAATGCACTGGAAAAGGCACATCTTTGACAAGCCATACACTGGTAGTAAccacatatataatgacTATGATAAGTTTGcaaaaaatagatataCCAGCATTCcacacaaaaataataacttCGTTACAAACAAGGCAGGGAATTTACCGGAAGATGATCACCTTTTTAGAGAATATCCTGAAATGTACATACGAAATAAACAGGTTTCAAATGAAGCTGGATATAGTAATACTAATATAGCAGGTAGTGAAAATAATCATCAACTAACAACCAATacaaatgtaaataaagaGAACCACCATAATCTgaatgataatttttttacaaataatgCTAATACGAAAAAGTGTGatgattatttattaactggtcatgataaaaataaaaataacatgaAAGTAAATtctaataatgaaaatacaaattgCTGTTCATCTATTATTTGTGAACATAAAAAGAGTGACACATGTGTTGATGGTAAAGATGGAAATATGGTAGGAAACTGTTATATAGACaaacataataatgataaaactTTACCATCAAGAAATATatctaataaaaataatttatgtataaacAATTCGagtaatacaaaaaaaataagtaatGTATCAACATGCCCAAGTgttagtaaaaatatttcattttatcagaattatggaaataaaaatacagaacataatatattaccaTCATTATCAGGATCATGTGAAAAAGATAAAGtgaatgaaataaattattctaaaaatgatttaaaaaaaaataaacaatcaATAAATCCTATTGTTATACCTGATGATGAAACTACTAATTATAATTGTTCTTCCCATGTAggattaaaaaatggaaataaaaaagtattattttctatggataaaaataatgaaaataataaacctTGTTCAGATAATTTAGTTACTTCTAATAATTtcgaaaataaaaattattattatcaaacaaataataaagatgatATGTGTGTATCTGAATTTTCTTACACATCtggaatgaaaaaaaaaattgatgaATCAGATAAAATACTGTTTGGTAAACGGAATAGTTATAGTACTAGCTTAGATTATTATAAAGATCGAATAAATGAACATGAACAAGTTagagaaaaagaaaatatttatgatttAAACTATTATAAACATCGAGCAAGTATGTTAGAAACTGGAACTCCAAATTGTAGTTGTATAGATgattcaaatttatttattaaaaataaaaaaaataaaaaaatacaatttaatgataaaaatcaggatgttaaaaaaatttttaattttaaaaatagaaaaagatttacaaatataaatctaGAAGATATacatgaaatattattaaaaagtaaatatttaaatgaagTTAAAAATGATCAATGTGAACATATCCATGGAAATTCAACAGCTAACCATTTTTGTgataaacaaaaacaaaGTTGTGACTTTGAATGTGCTAAGAGAAATACTATGCAACATAATTCGTTTGCTGAATGTAAAAATGACAAACCTACAAGTAGTCATGCTCATTTAAACAACATGTGGAATTGTAATAAACATGTAAATGGGGAACCCTTCGATGATGCAAGGTATGATTCACATTGTGGTTATTGCTCCTATATAGATCATGCAAAAGGTGAAATAAATTGCAATGATGGTAATATGCATAGTACACATGATGggtataaaaatttatataaattctctgaaaaagaaatgactaaacaaatgaaaaatgcCAAAACAGATTATGTAACACAAAATATTCGAAATTGTATACCCAACGATTTTAATAATGACAAACATAAATTTAACAATAacatatatgataaaaaaagtgcagataaatataatcatatcgatttagaaaatgatgaaaacaaaatgaactATCTTTgttcagaaaaaaataaatctgGTAGTATATACACTAATATGCATGAAAAGGGTAGTaacaaaaatgatattgaaaatgataggaattttacaaataatcaaaatatttatgacaACATAAgtaattatacaaatataaaaaaagaaaatgaaaaggatGAAGATGATGCTGTAAAATGTTCTGAAGTAAGTAgcgataaaaataataaacataacaatattttagattatatttttcatgaattaaataatactcCACAAAATTGTGATATCGATATTGGCTATACAAGTAGTATATTATCTGAA GACCTATCTATGGATATAATACCgagtgaaaataaaaaaaattcaaacgatattttatttaataaagatgatatacaaaaatatttacatgactataaaaatttattatactccaacaaaaataaattaaaagaaatccCAAACGAAAATTGTGAACTAATCAAAAAGTTCATCAAAGAggttaagaaaaaaaatgcagcCATAGCACAGTGA